A window of the Budorcas taxicolor isolate Tak-1 chromosome 10, Takin1.1, whole genome shotgun sequence genome harbors these coding sequences:
- the MAPK1IP1L gene encoding MAPK-interacting and spindle-stabilizing protein-like has product MSDEFSLADALPENSPAKTSAVSNTKPGQPPQGWPGSNPWNNPSAPPAVPSGLPPSATPSPVPFGPTPTGMYPSVPPTGPPPGPPAPFPPSGPSCPPPGGPYPGPGPTGPYPTPNMPFPELPRPYGAPTDPTAAGPLGPWGSMSSGPWAPGMGGQYPTPNMPYPSPGPYPAPPPPQAPGAAPPVPWGTVPPGAWGPPAPYPAPAGSYPTPGLYPTPNNPFQVPSGPSGAPPMPGGPHSYH; this is encoded by the exons ATGTCTGATGAATTTTCG TTGGCAGATGCGCTACCTGAAAACTCCCCTGCCAAAACCTCTGCTGTGAGCAATACAAAACCCGGCCAACCTCCTCAAGGCTGGCCAGGTTCCAACCCCTGGAATAATCCAAGTGCTCCACCTGCCGTGCCATCTGGACTCCCGCCAAGTGCAACACCCTCCCCCGTGCCTTTTGGACCAACGCCAACAGGGATGTACCCCTCCGTGCCTCCCACCGGACCGCCTCCGGGACCCCCggctccctttcctccttctGGACCCTCGTGCCCCCCACCTGGGGGTCCTTATCCAGGCCCTGGCCCCACTGGGCCATATCCTACACCAAATATGCCCTTTCCTGAGCTTCCAAGACCATATGGTGCACCCACAGATCCAACTGCAGCTGGTCCTTTAGGTCCATGGGGATCCATGTCTTCGGGACCCTGGGCACCAGGAATGGGAGGGCAGTATCCCACCCCCAATATGCCATATCCGTCTCCAGGGCCATACcccgctcctcctcctccccaggcaCCAGGGGCGGCCCCACCTGTTCCATGGGGCACTGTGCCACCAGGAGCCTGGGGACCACCAGCGCCGTATCCTGCCCCTGCAGGATCGTATCCCACACCAGGACTGTATCCCACTCCCAATAATCCTTTTCAAGTGCCTTCAGGACCTTCTGGTGCTCCACCGATGCCTGGTGGCCCCCAT TCTTACCATTAA